One Candidatus Omnitrophota bacterium DNA segment encodes these proteins:
- a CDS encoding ATP-binding protein, with product MRRTGKTTLLNFFYEKIESKNKLFLDLENPLNRKYFEEKNYEKIKKTFEFLGIDFSKKTYIFCDEIQFVRNLPSVVKYFIDHYKVKFFLTGSASFYLKNLFSESLSGRKIIFELYPLTFREFLSFKNFSLYIPEKPQEITPAIFETILPLYEEYLLFGGFPGVVLKNIPEEKKKALEEIFTSFFQLEVIQIGYFRRNEIIRDLILLLMQRIGNRLDIQRLSKELGASRATLEEYLSFLEGTYFIKTIRPFSRKKDTEIRKARKVYLCDTGLVNHFVRIDEGLLYENAIFQNLRMQGEINYYQKKSGVEIDFILNREKAYEVKLTPRETDLKKLKIISEELKLKEYWIVSKRYSELKNIIYGFMV from the coding sequence ATGAGGCGCACTGGAAAGACCACCCTCTTAAATTTCTTTTATGAAAAAATAGAAAGTAAAAATAAGTTATTCTTAGACCTGGAAAATCCCTTAAACAGGAAATATTTTGAAGAGAAAAACTATGAGAAGATTAAAAAAACATTTGAATTCTTAGGGATTGATTTTAGTAAGAAGACTTATATCTTTTGTGATGAGATTCAATTTGTTAGAAATTTACCCTCTGTAGTTAAATATTTTATTGACCATTATAAGGTAAAATTTTTTCTTACTGGTTCAGCCAGCTTCTATTTAAAAAATCTTTTCTCGGAATCGCTTTCTGGAAGAAAAATTATCTTTGAACTCTATCCTTTAACCTTTAGAGAATTTCTTTCTTTTAAGAATTTCTCTTTATATATTCCCGAAAAGCCCCAAGAGATTACGCCTGCAATTTTTGAAACCATTTTACCTTTGTACGAAGAGTATTTGTTATTCGGAGGTTTTCCGGGAGTGGTATTAAAAAATATACCGGAAGAGAAAAAGAAAGCATTGGAGGAAATATTTACTTCCTTCTTTCAATTAGAGGTAATACAAATAGGATATTTTCGCCGGAACGAAATCATCAGGGATTTAATCCTTCTTTTGATGCAGAGGATAGGGAATCGTTTGGATATTCAGAGGCTTTCTAAAGAGTTGGGAGCATCTCGGGCCACATTAGAAGAATATCTCTCTTTTCTGGAAGGAACCTATTTTATAAAAACAATCAGACCTTTTAGTAGAAAAAAAGATACAGAGATAAGGAAGGCGCGCAAAGTCTATCTTTGTGATACCGGATTAGTAAATCATTTTGTGAGAATTGATGAAGGTTTGCTTTATGAGAATGCAATCTTTCAAAATTTGCGAATGCAAGGTGAAATTAATTACTATCAGAAAAAGAGCGGGGTAGAGATTGATTTTATTCTTAATCGAGAAAAGGCCTACGAGGTAAAATTAACTCCTCGAGAGACCGACCTGAAGAAATTAAAAATAATCTCTGAAGAATTAAAATTGAAGGAATACTGGATTGTTTCTAAGAGATATTCTGAATTAAAAAATATTATCTACGGATTTATGGTTTAA